A single genomic interval of Lathyrus oleraceus cultivar Zhongwan6 chromosome 7, CAAS_Psat_ZW6_1.0, whole genome shotgun sequence harbors:
- the LOC127102245 gene encoding eukaryotic translation initiation factor 4 gamma-like — MLNETTSSSSSLPQSPPYYVLSSDNTPSDPRSPTLAQLQARALASQQPSHFEHEPEVTSPHPEHPNPTTSEQPQTPPPAQQSNPPPEQPINSEPQPTHSPSEPNPQPKQTTQSPSSIPTPTTFVASITPTLNLSAPNSPYPSSPASATEPETTFPTLEEAIQVFADSSIEKIKDAGISLQERLAKETEEQARKEAEEKARQEEEQRIREAGEKAAVVAAAAEAKAKAKAEAEEAARISAERRCQGQS; from the exons atgctgaatgaaactacatcatcatcatcatccttaCCACAATCCCCACCATACTATGTACTCTCCTCCGACAACACACCATCTGACCCCCGATCCCCCACTCTGGCTCAGCTACAAGcccgtgctctggcctctcaacagcCATCACACTTTGAACATGAACCAGAAGTCACTTCCCCACATCCTGAACATCCAAATCCAACTACATCTGAACAACCTCAAACACCACCACCTGCACAACAATCAAATCCACCTCCTGAACAACCAATCAATTCTGAACCTCAACCAACCCACTCACCATCTGAACCAAATCCACAACCTAAACAAACAACACAGTCACCCTCTTCCATTCCCACACCCACAACTTTTGTTGCCTCCATCACTCCCACACTAAATCTCAGTGCCCCAAACTCACCCTATCCATCCTCCCCAGCCTCTGCCACTGAACCAGAAACAACCTTCCCTACCCTAGAAGAAGCAATACAAGTTTTTGCAGATTCTTCAATagagaagatcaa agacgcaGGTATTAGCCTCCAAGAGCGCTTGGCCAAAGAAACTGAGGAACAAGCTAgaaaggaagctgaagagaaagcacGTCAAGAAGAAGAACAGCGGATCAGAGAAGCTGGAGAGAAGGCTGCTGTTGTTGCGGCTGCTGCTGAGGCTAAGGCAAAAGCTAAAGCCGAAGCTGAAGAAGCAGCTCGTATTTCTGCTGAAAGAAGATGCCAAGGCCAAAGttga